The Streptomyces sp. NBC_01463 DNA window CCGGTCGACGCCTCCACCAAGCGGTCCGTGATCACCGAGGCGGGCGTGCTGGCCGTTCCGGAGAAGGCGGTGTCGCACGACGCCGCCATGGCCAACGCGGCCCACTGGCTGCACCCCTCGGTCCAGCGGGTGTGGACGGACTTCCTCCAGGACGGCTCGGCCAACCCGAAGGCGGTCACCGCCAATCCGGTGCTCGCCCGCATCAGGAAGCAGGCCCTGCGCGAGCACTGGACCGAGCTCCCCCGGTACGGACAGTCCGGGCCTCCCAACCTCATCCAGGGGAACACCGACGACCTGGGAGCCTTCATGACGCAGGCCATGTCACCCGAGGCGACGCTGCGCAGCATGGCGAGCCGGGCCTCCAAGGAGTGGGCCGCCTGGAACAAGGACGAATCATGACATCGGCTCTCGACAGGCGCCCCACGACGGCCGCCGCACCCGTGCCACCGCCCGCACCCCCGGTCCGCAGGCCTCCGCGCAGGACGAAGGACAGGCTGGCCGGAGCCGGATTCCTGGCACCCGCCGTCCTGCTCGTCGCGGCCCTGCTCCTCACCCCGTTCGCGGTGACGCTGTACCGCGGCTTCTTCAGCGACGGCCGGGTCTCCTCCTTCACCTGGTTCACCAACTACGGCCTCTTCCTCAGCGATCCGGTTCTCGCGAAGTCCATAGAGAACACGCTCATGTGGGTGGTCGGCACGGTCGCCCTGCCGCTGGTCCTGGGCCTGGGCATCGCGGTCATGACCAACCAGTCCGGCTGGTCCCGGGTGGCGCGCCTGCTCGTGGTCCTGCCTTACGCGATCTCCGGCTCCGCCGTGGCCGTCGTGTGGAACTTCATCCTCACGACGGACGGCGCGGCGAACCAGGCACTCCAGGCGCTCGGTCTCGGCTCCTTCGCCCAGGGCTGGCTGCTCGAATGGCCGGGCAACACCCTGGTCATGATCGTCGCCAACACCTGGCAGTCCACCGGTGTGGCGGTGATCCTCTTCCTGGTCGGTCTCCAGACCATCCCCCCGGAGACCCTGGAGGCGGCGTCGCTCGACGGAGCCGACGGCCTGCGGAAGTTCTGGTACGTCGTCATGCCCCAGCTGCGGACCGTCTCCGTGATCGTCGTCGGCAGCAGCCTGGTCAACGGACTGAAGTCGTTCGACCTGATCTGGGTGCTGACCCAGGGCGGCCCCGGCCGCAACTCCGAGACGCTCGCGGTCTCGATGTACCAGGAGACGTTCCTCGCGCTGCGCCCCGGCGCCGGCGCGGCGGTCGCCGTCGTCCTCACCGTCATCGTGCTGCTGGCCTCCTGGCTGTACCTGCGGCGCCAGCTCACCCCGAAAGGCGCATGAGCATGTCCATCCGCCGCATTTCCGCCGGCACCGCCGTCCGCAACACGGTCCTGGTGCTCGTCTCCCTCCTCTGGGCCGTGCCGACCTGGCTGCTGGTGGTCAACGCACTGGTGCCGGCCGCCGAGTACGGCGGCAGCCCGCACTGGCTGCCGCACGGGGGCTTCGGTCTGTTCGACAACATGTCCCAGGCGTGGACCCGCGCCAGGCTGGGCCCCGCGATGGGCAACAGCCTGCTGTACGCGGTGACCAGCTCGGCCGCGGCCATCGTGGTCGCCACGACCGCGGCGTTCGCCACCGTGATCATGCCGGTGAAGCGCAAGACCCTGTGGTTCTGGCTGATCTACTCGGGCACGCTGCTGCCCCTCCAGGTCTTCCTGCGTCCGCTGTTCCTCGCGTACGCGAGCACCGGCCTCTACGACGCGCAGATCGGTCTGTTCCTGGTCTACGTCGCGGTCGCGATCCCGTTCGCGTACTTCATCATGCGCAACTTCGCCCAGACGCTGCCCGGTGAGGTGATCGAGGCGGCGCGGCTGGACGGCGCGTCCTGGTGGCGGGTGTTCTGGCAGATCCATGTCCCGCTGTCGAAGTCGGCGATGGTCGCCGCGTTCGTCTTCCAGTTCGTCGCCGTCTGGAACGACCTGCTCTTCGGCATCACCCTGTCCACCAGCCGCAACATCCGTCCGGTGATGGCCGCGCTCGCCGAACTCCAGGGCAACTACTCCAACGTCGGACCCCCGGTCGTCCTGGGCGGAGCCCTGCTCGTGTCGCTGCCGACCGTCGTCCTCTTCTTCTCCGCGCAGCGCTTCTTCGTCAGCAGTCTCAAGCTCGGCTGACCTCCGAGGCAGTACGCACCAGTCCCCGCACCGACGCCCCGAGCCGACCCCCGAAAGGCACCCCGGTGAAGATCCCCGCCCGCACCGCCCTCGCGCTGGCCGCCGCCCCCCTGCTGTGCGCCGCGCTGTGCCCCACGCCCGCCGCCGCGCAGCCGGCGGCTGATCCGTGGAAGGACCGCGCGGTCCACACGTACGACGCACTCCAGAAGCACCTGTACCAAGGGGCCGACAACCACGGCCTCTACCAGGAGAAGACCCCGCGCCAGAGCGCCGACAACGCCCACTCCTACCTCTGGCCGATGCGTGAGGCGGCGGCCGCGACGGTCGATATGGCCGCCCTTCCCGGCGCGGGCGACACCTACGGGGCGGACGCGGCCGAGCGTTTCGCGACCCTGGAGCTCTACTTCGAGCCCCGCGACGGCCGGCCCGGTTACGACTCGTACCTCCCGGCACCGCTCGGCCAGGGCGGCGACGTCTTCTACGACGA harbors:
- a CDS encoding sugar ABC transporter permease; this translates as MTSALDRRPTTAAAPVPPPAPPVRRPPRRTKDRLAGAGFLAPAVLLVAALLLTPFAVTLYRGFFSDGRVSSFTWFTNYGLFLSDPVLAKSIENTLMWVVGTVALPLVLGLGIAVMTNQSGWSRVARLLVVLPYAISGSAVAVVWNFILTTDGAANQALQALGLGSFAQGWLLEWPGNTLVMIVANTWQSTGVAVILFLVGLQTIPPETLEAASLDGADGLRKFWYVVMPQLRTVSVIVVGSSLVNGLKSFDLIWVLTQGGPGRNSETLAVSMYQETFLALRPGAGAAVAVVLTVIVLLASWLYLRRQLTPKGA
- a CDS encoding carbohydrate ABC transporter permease, giving the protein MSMSIRRISAGTAVRNTVLVLVSLLWAVPTWLLVVNALVPAAEYGGSPHWLPHGGFGLFDNMSQAWTRARLGPAMGNSLLYAVTSSAAAIVVATTAAFATVIMPVKRKTLWFWLIYSGTLLPLQVFLRPLFLAYASTGLYDAQIGLFLVYVAVAIPFAYFIMRNFAQTLPGEVIEAARLDGASWWRVFWQIHVPLSKSAMVAAFVFQFVAVWNDLLFGITLSTSRNIRPVMAALAELQGNYSNVGPPVVLGGALLVSLPTVVLFFSAQRFFVSSLKLG